Proteins encoded within one genomic window of Anopheles gambiae chromosome 3, idAnoGambNW_F1_1, whole genome shotgun sequence:
- the LOC133393384 gene encoding uncharacterized protein LOC133393384, protein MKFFIAIMAVAFVAASEASYLPYDDVLSYHHDYGYGLPVSKVVYGSSYGLPAAVDKYSYPSSLYGSYPAVKKVVEYPSVAPVLATKVVDNSYDLGYNKLVAPVLSSGYGLGYNKLVAPVLSSGYGLGYNKLVAPVVATKVVDNGLWNYGGYGLGYNKYLSTAPVAKYVL, encoded by the exons ATGAAG TTCTTCATTGCAATCATGGCTGTGGCGTTCGTCGCTGCCTCGGAGGCGTCCTACCTGCCATACGATGATGTCCTGTCCTACCATCACGACTACGGCTATGGACTTCCGGTGTCGAAGGTGGTCTATGGCTCGTCGTACGGTCTCCCAGCAGCGGTGGACAAGTACTCCTACCCATCATCGTTGTACGGTTCCTATCCGGCCGTGAAGAAAGTGGTCGAATACCCGTCGGTTGCTCCAGTGCTAGCCACCAAGGTCGTTGATAACAGCTACGATCTGGGATACAACAAGCTGGTCGCTCCAGTCCTGAGCAGCGGATACGGTCTGGGATACAACAAGCTGGTCGCTCCAGTTCTGAGCAGCGGATACGGTCTGGGATACAACAAGCTGGTCGCTCCCGTCGTCGCCACCAAAGTCGTCGATAATGGACTGTGGAACTATGGAGGATACGGTCTGGGATACAACAAGTATCTGTCGACTGCTCCCGTTGCCAAATACGTGTTGTAA
- the LOC1277497 gene encoding ribonuclease P protein subunit p30, with amino-acid sequence MNNFTGFSDLCIPATRTEDLKPIIQEAIELGYSNVAIEQVVDVTKSAVNNQDVVPKPFCLKELKAAFGGQIRLLNRLTVVFGDATVSLLLNRSNNIRCYNLIAALPISDTSYQYACQTMTCDIITYNQASIHLRTTRNFYYLAVDRNIAFEIKYSPAIVTPADRKQTITRAHRYHMTGKSRNVIISSGATNPFQLRSPYDIANLGLIFGLTEEKSKEAIRGVPNRTLLSAEGRRLGKAGVVIARREPNRDDSDDYSDSELEEDISDDENGDAEHEKDVNMDDHDETDEDVDADAETKRPPKKMAKH; translated from the exons ATGAATAACTTTACCGGCTTTTCCGATCTGTGTATTCCAGCGACCCGAACAGAGGACCTTAAACCAATCATTCAGGAAGCGATAGAGT TAGGATATAGCAATGTGGCGATCGAGCAAGTAGTGGATGTTACCAAGAGTGCCGTAAACAATCAGGACGTTGTTCCGAAGCCGTTTTGCCTCAAGGAACTAAAG GCCGCATTCGGCGGACAGATTCGTCTGCTCAACCGGTTGACCGTCGTGTTCGGCGATGCGACCGTTTCGCTGCTACTGAATCGATCGAACAATATTCGCTGCTACAACCTGATTGCTGCACTGCCCATCTCGGACACCAGCTATCAGTACGCCTGCCAAACGATGACATGTGATATTATAACGTACAACCAGGCATCGATTCACCTGCGCACGACCCGCAACTTTTACTACCTCGCGGTCGATCGGAACATCGCGTTCGAGATAAAGTACAGTCCGGCCATTGTAACGCCGGCGGATCGGAAGCAAACTATCACCCGCGCCCACCGGTACCATATGACGGGCAAGTCGCGGAACGTAATCATCTCCAGCGGCGCTACCAATCCGTTCCAGCTGAGAAGTCCGTACGATATAGCAAATCT GGGACTGATTTTTGGGCTGACGGAAGAGAAGTCAAAGGAAGCGATCCGCGGTGTCCCGAACCGGACACTGCTGTCGGCCGAGGGCCGCAGATTAGGCAAGGCGGGTGTGGTGATTGCGCGCCGCGAACCTAACCGTGACGATAGTGATGATTATTCTGACTCCGAGCTGGAAGAAGACATCAGCGACGATGAGAACGGCGACGCGGAACACGAGAAGGATGTCAACATGGACGATCACGATGAAACGGACGAGGATGTCGATGCGGATGCTGAAACCAAGCGTCCACCGAAAAAGATGGCTAaacattaa